The genome window TAATCTACCCATCCATCTTATTCGCAAGCCGCTGTGATATTTGGAGGGCATGATAAATTGTAGGTTTGCTTGTTCTCATATTTCGACCTCACATTACAGATCATTAACATTTGGCACATATATGTAATATTTGGGGACCATCATGACATgccaaaaaccattttttttttttattttcctgcaTAAAGTAAACTTCTGGTggtaatttaatcaattaaattaagttaCCCATCTGATTTGGGTAACAATACCCTGATGGCTGCAGGTTTGATTGTACTCATCTTTGGCCTCCTCACATTACAGATTACAATTAATTGGCATCCATGCAATATTTGGGGCCATGAAATTAAAGTTGATACCTGTAGTGTTTTTCCCCTTTCTGTTTTCTCCCGAAAAGCCTGTGATATGCATAAGTTGTTCATGCATTGAAGTTTAACTGGTTATAGTATGCTGTTCTAGATTCCTGCAATTGAACTCTGCTTTTCactaatgattttcttttttgtttttttattacggTTTATCGTGGTAATATTCGGAAACCAATTAATACAGCGTTGAAATgctaaaaatgtttattttttaattacggaattaaacaaataaacttattattaCATTAAGAGTAAATTACACTTTCTTTCCTTGTGAAATGTTATATTACATTGTCCTCTTCTCTTatgttaaaaattacattttcctCCCTTGAAAGATTTGAAAACATGGTactttgctgtttttttttttatattttccattAAATTTTCGATAACttcagttataaaaaatatattatgaaaatatattttatattattcctCCCTCAGAAAATGCAAGTTATTGTGGTAGCTGCCCTCTCTTTCTGTGTTAGAATATATTACACTTTTTCTCATTTAACTAATGCAAATGCAATTACGctttactatatatattttaaaattaaaacttatatatatttgttaaggGAGATGAGTGtgcattttaataaaatgtaatgCTTCATCTTTAAGGGGTGGTAGTTAAAGGATATTttggtaatatattttttataacggaagttaatggaattttttttaaaaaaaagtgcaaaATGTTAAGTATTAAAATCTGTCAAGAAAGAGGAGGGAAGTATAATTTACTCTTCAATAAATTGTTATGGTCACTTTTTGTCTCGTATTTTAATTGAAGATGTTTCTAAGTGAAAGAATTATTTCTCTAACTATTACTGTTCACGGGGTTAAAATCTCTTAAAGATACAATAATTAGCTTCTTTACCTTGGGTAAAAAAACTAGACTTTATAGTAAAACTGTAAAAGCTAAGATAATGAAGGAGCGACATATATCTCTTCAAAGACATCCGAATAAATTGGAAATGAGAGATCAAAACTAGCAATTATGTGGCTACTTTGTACCCATATTACCATTCACAAGTAACTAACTTATAGagctttcataaattaaaatcaatttcaagaGTTTACTCATAAACTTGTAGGAGTTTacgtaataaaaaattaatattaaaaatatagtagTGTCATATGACAAATTTTTTAtcccaataataaaaaaaattaaaaaattatttaaataatacaacccaaaaattatttacacaaaTGATACAAATCATTATTTAGGGTGAgaaattgatttcttttttatcatttttactcAATGCTAAATTGAGTAAAATTGTACTTGTTATTCTAgttattaaatatgtatttagtGTCAATTTGACCgacactaaataaaaaaattacacattatGAAATTGGTTTCCAGTTCCAcaacttaaaaatgaaaaaaaaaataaaaaaataaaacaaaggagCGACATATATCTCTTCACTAGTGAAAACATTTTAAACAGAGTTAATTTTAGGTGATTAAATTTCAAACTCTTTAACTAGTTACTTAATTGACTCGAGAGTTCATGCAAGTTTACACCAGTTTACTAAACTTAGCCAAAACATAATTTACATAATCAACTCATTTTATCTGATAAACTTgtaaattttagatttaattcAAGAGTTTGATAATTACatgtatcaaaattataataaaaaaataagaataataaaataaaaattaaatataatcgaTAAGTATGAACTgacttttataattaatattacatcaattAAACAGGATTACAGTAAAAAGAGCGATGCACGTAACCGAAACATTTATTTAGTCTTACACTTGTCTCTCACTCACTGCCAGGAAGCAAAAGATTGTTCTTCGTCAGTATCCATCCAATTTTCTGAAACTGAACCAGTAATGGATTGTTCTTAGTCACCACCAAACGCCTGATTCCATCATCATCAGTTTGAATTCCAATATCCCCACATGTGCTACCCTCAAGCAGTGGACAGAACAAAAGCTTATAACCGAGAGGGTGAGCTTTCTCAATTTTAAACCAACCATCTACTATGTTTTTGTACTCAGCAAGTTTAACAGCGGGTCCTTCAGGTAGACCATCCACAATACCCCAATCACCAGTAAGAGGGATACAAGACGGCATAACTGGAAAAAAACCGAACGAAATGCTCAAAGGATGGCCTTCGGCGATAACAGCGACTCGTAATGGGGATGAAATAATTGTTCCAATCCCCTTATCGAGCTCATTGCGAGTTTGCGCAACAGTGAGAGGGCATCTTTCATTTCCAGTTGCACGTACTACTAGTCCACCACCACTTCCTCTCATGACCGGCAACACAGAATATTGGCCACCATTTTGAAGAACACCACCATCCGTGTCGAGCACGACATCAGCGGTTGCAGAAGGTAGGTATGAGGTGAAGATGGCAGAAAGTAGAAAGAGAGCGAACAAGGTAGAGCTCTTCATTTCTTAGGCTGCTATGGAAGGCTTTTCTTTTTCAGATGCATGAATTGAATATTCAACGTTGGAAGAAGCTATTTGTAGACGTGGCGGTCACAATGGGAGTTCGGGATAATATGAACCTGGGGTTGGAAATTCTTTTTAGGATAGGGTAAAGATGAGTGAACACCTACAtgctatttaaaatttttaagagaGGAAGTGAGAGAATTATAGGTATGAtaagtaatataatttaatagaaGAGACAGAAAAATAATGAGTGTCAAATAGATATTTGTAGCAAAcgagtgtttatatatcatagtcacctttattttacataaatttatacaataaactagttgaaattgctacaaatttttagaatattcttaaatataatatgtatgaaaatggtagaatatcctagaactataatgtgtatgaatatggtagaacaatctagaactataatgtgtatgaatataatagaacaatctagaactataagtgtatgtataagatagaaaaacctaaaactatcatgatactaatctatcatgaaaactctagaaagacctaaagtaatgtagaaacattcaccaTCATTGAGAGGTTAGTGACTTAGCCTATAAATAAAcaattggtatgttgtaattgatcatccaagaaatcaatgacatagccttctttctaaagtaattttctaaaattatcaactatcatctaatCAACTACCAACAGTGATATCAGAGCTACGTTCAGTCATACATTGGACGTAGTTATATTACCTACCTACCATTCCAAAATCCTCccaactacttcaaaaatttcCTTTGTACTATTAACCCactccaataatattttttctaagctTTGGATAACACTACTCAATTGTTAACTATTTCTGTCCCTATCTTCAatggtgaaaattatgatttttggcgtgttaaaatggaaacatatttttcatctcaAGATTTATGGGACATAGTAGAAGAAGGCTTCACCGTTCCCGCGGATACTTCAGCTCTTAATGCATCTCATgaaaaagagttgaagaaaaataaacagaaaaattcaAAGGTGTTGTTCACCTTGCAACAAGCGGTGACTGATCCAATTTTCCCAAAAATTATGGGAGCTAAGACTTCCAAAGAAGCGTGGAACACATTGCAGGAGGAGTTTCAAGGAAGTGTTAAGGTACGTGTCGTTAAACTTCAATCTCTAAAAAGAGATTTTGAActattgaagatgaaggagtcTGAGACAGTTAAAGATTACTATTCTAAAGTTAAAGAAATAGTTAATCAAATCAGAGCTTTTGGGGAAGATATTCTTgacaagaaaattgttgagaaaattctaattacAATGCCCCAAAAGTTTGACCTAATCGTGACAATGATTGAGGAAACCAAAGATTTATCCACTCTATCAGAGACAGAACTTGTGGGCTCTCTTGAAGCATATAAGCAAAGACTGTATAGGCA of Glycine soja cultivar W05 chromosome 1, ASM419377v2, whole genome shotgun sequence contains these proteins:
- the LOC114414440 gene encoding trypsin inhibitor A-like; translation: MKSSTLFALFLLSAIFTSYLPSATADVVLDTDGGVLQNGGQYSVLPVMRGSGGGLVVRATGNERCPLTVAQTRNELDKGIGTIISSPLRVAVIAEGHPLSISFGFFPVMPSCIPLTGDWGIVDGLPEGPAVKLAEYKNIVDGWFKIEKAHPLGYKLLFCPLLEGSTCGDIGIQTDDDGIRRLVVTKNNPLLVQFQKIGWILTKNNLLLPGSE